Genomic window (Palaemon carinicauda isolate YSFRI2023 chromosome 42, ASM3689809v2, whole genome shotgun sequence):
attaaatacaaAAAGAGTACATTTgtaataattacttaaatatgtaacattcGAATTAtgagttaagaacgtttgtacaataaactttattttatatgatataatttttattaattggtttaatttttattaattggtTTAATTTGTATTGAATTGATTCACAAATTTGTAAAACACTATAAATTTGCAAATGTATTTTGGTATagaataattacgaaaataatgtaaattaataaaatgtaattgcatttgtataataaaagataaaaaaaagagactATCGGTAGGTCTTGGGTTCGACATTCCCTGGTGTTGAGTACATATTAAAACCTTCCTTTTATTGGGCACATTAAAAAGTTGTAATATcaacaaaattgaaatataaagaGACAGTAGCAATTTGCCAAGATTAAAAACAGACGAGATTCGGCAATAAAAACAATCGTGTTGTTTTTACCACTTCCGCCCCTGGTATAAAGACAAAGACACCTTTGAGATGTGCAAATAGCAATGAGTAGCTCACTGAGAGGGTGCACTGCAGGCGAACGAAAGGCCGCGTTCATTAAGGTTTTCTCAATTAGTCTCATTACAGAGAATGCATTTTCCTTGTCGTTGCCGTAATGAACGAAATGTGTTTAGTCTAATGGATCAAATAGAATTGCTTTACTTTATTTAGTACCGTTTCAAGTGTATAATTAGACCCTGTATCAGTCAatcaatatatatcatcatcatcatcatcacctacgcttattgacataaagggcctcggttagatttcgccagtcttctctatcttgagcttttaattcagtgcttctccattcatcatctactttaatCTTCGTAATCTTcgggcatgtaggcctgggtcttccaactcttctagtgccttgtggagcccaactgaaagattggtggactatatatatatatatatatatatatatatatatatatatatatatatatatatatatatatatatatatatatatatatatacatatatatgtgcattgtggagcccagctgaaagaaTGGTgaactattatatttatatatatatacatatatatatatatatatatatatatatatatatatatatatatatatatatatatatatatatatatatatatgtatatatataaatataatagttcACCAttctttcagctgggctccacaatgcacatatatatgtgtatatatgtatatatatatatatatatatatatatatatatatatatatatatattatatacatatatatacatatatacacatatatatgtatatatatatacttatatatgtatatatatatatatatacatatatatatatatatatatatatatatatatatatatatatatatatatatatatatatatatatatatgtacttcttgtgttgttaaagtttacataggagatctTTAATAATGAACTGTCTACAAATATTCACTATATCAGGTTTCTTTATCGGATTGTTGAATTTTAACCCTAGAGCTAACACgttcttttcattgtcatttaaagtCTTTGATGACATATTCGCATAATTAGAATCTTTACCATAAGTTTTCCAGTCTGATTTACATATGAgagactttaatttattatcaagtctcctcctattcactgcaatatcacgacgaagatgattatatacatagtcaaataactttatttgccattcaatggcaccagttttacatttaatgggagattttacagacaaaagtttggaacGCAGATGGttaattgtttgtcaccagttttatcgaatatttatatggaattttttgaaagtcgaatagctagagcaattttattagacgacattttctgggtgagatacgttgacgacgtatttgctatactaaaagcttgctctgatattcataaaattttaagtgatctcaataatctagtcccctccataacttttaccgtcgaaaaagaagacaatggtgctatttcatttttagatgtgacagtcataaggtcaactatgaactctaattttaaattcaagatatacagaaaacccacaaacaacaatcttataatagataactattcatgtcataaatcagacgttaagctgtctgcattaaggtctatgttcctaagagccctcaatatttgcagtcccgaatatattgacgaagaattcagaaatatatatcaaataggttttcaaaataattttagcacacaagacatagacaaaagcctggcacttgcaagaaaatctttttattcgccccaaaggaatatgataagtaaaactaattttctgtccctaccataccatcccaattttgagtctgtaatcgctcctcttagattgttggggattcatactgcattttcttatcggaatactattggcagaaatctaatttgcaacacacctgacagtgatgagggtatagtttataagatactatgtttatgtggacatttttatattggacaatctggaaaatcattagataagcgaattttaaaccataagtataatataagaacaaacaacaaaagtaatgccatttgtatacataatagtatatgtagttatccagtagatgggcaacagtcacaaattttgttcaagaatactgattttatagagaggaatgtcattgaatcagcatgtatattttatagtaggaataagaattttaatttatctccaggcatatataaattggatccttttatcttacacagtataaagtgtcaatacaaacttgaaaatgtttttcaatagttctttctttttttggcttgttttatttacttgggtgcttgtcaaacattccattacttgttttcatgttaatttgtaatttcaacttttactagttttatccccatgttaagtgacttttgcctgttgggtagtaatagtataattttatcttttttttatttttttatgatttgaagcctttcctgtatgtacaaacgtgtgtaatatttctttgtataataaacgctccaagaagaggtccattgttgagcatttctacacacacacacacacacatatgtatatatatatatatatatatatatatatatatatatatatatatatatatatatatatatatatatatatatatatatattagattaacaGGGATAAATTTTGTTTTCTGATAACAGTTTTTAGATTGTTTGGCTAATTTAAGAACTAAATTAGTATTTAGAGTAAAGTACCATTCGATGAACATCTCAGTAAGTACACAAAGACGAAAGTGCCATTAAACAAGCAAACTCGAGAAAAACAACTTAGCTTACATATATTAGAGCTTTCTTTCTGTTTGTCTCGCTCACAAATTCACAAATTATCCGTTCTTCGTGATTTGAGTTCTCAAAAATATCCGTATATAACCCATTATGGTCCcaggaaatataagtaaaaaaaaaaaaggagaaattagcACATAACGGCTACATTTACGTATTTGACAGATGTAGTTCACGTGATAAATCAGTCCAATTTTGGCGAGGTGAAAGGAAAAATTCATGTCAAGGCATAATTCACACTAAAGATAGTGAAGTGATTAACGAAATGAACCAGAacagaagtgtgggacagaggtagacggagaatgctggccagaaacagcgaccacacataaaagtgggaaaagatgcaaagaagaagaagaagctgatcCTCAGCTACACCAGTTGAAGCTGCTCGCATTAAAAGCGCAACTAAACAATGGACAACAGAAACAATAGAGCATCAATAATTTCTTTTGATTTAAAACTGCCGCGCCAAAAAAGTCCCGCGCCAGAAAGCGGGCGCCAAAATGTCCCGCGCCAGAAAGCGGGCGCCAAAAAGTCAAAAAGTCCGGCGCCAGAAAGCGGGCGCCAAAAAGTAAAAAAGTCCCGCGCCAGAAGGCGGGCGCCAAAAAGTCCCGCGCCAGAAAGCGGGCGCCAAAAAGTAAAAAAGTCCCGCGCCAGAAGGCGGGCGCCAAAATGTCCCGCACCAGAAAGCGggcgccaaaaagtcctgcgccagaaagcGGGCGCCAAAAAGTCAAAAAGTCCGGCGCCAGAAGGCGGGCGCCAAAAAGTCCCGGGCCAAAAAGCGGGCGCCAAAAAGTCCCGCGCCAGAAAGCGGGCGCCAAAAAGTCCCGCGCCAGAAAGCGGGCGCCAAAAAGTCAAAAAGTCCCGCGCCAGAAGGCGGGCGCCAAAATGTCCCGCACCAGAAAGCGGGCGCCAAAAAGTCCCGCGCCAGAAAGCGggcgccaaaaagtcctgcgccagaaagcGGGCGCCAAAAAGTCAAAAAGTCCGGCGCCAGAAGGCGGGCGCCAAAAAGTCCCGGGCCAAAAAGCGGGCGCCAAAAAGTCCCGCGCCAGAAAGCGGGCGCCAAAATGTCCCGCACCAGAAAGCGggcgccaaaaagtcctgcgccagaaagcGGGCGCCAAAAAGTCAAAAAGTCCGGCGCCAGAAGGCGGGCGCCAAAAAGTCCCGGGCCAAAAAGCGGGCGCCAAAAAGTCCCGCGCCAGAAAGCGGGCGCCAAAAAGTCCCGCGCCAGAAAGCGGGCGCCAAAAAGTAAAAAAGTCCCGCGCCAGAAGGCGGGCGCCAAAATGTCCCGCACCAGAAAGCGggcgccaaaaagtcctgcgccagaaagcGGGCGCCAAAAAGTCAAAAAGTCCGGCGCCAGAAGGCGGGCGCCAAAAAGTCCCGGGCCAAAAAGCGGGCGCCAAAAAGTCCCGCGCCAGAAAGCGGGCGCCAAAAAGTCCCGCGCCAGAAAGCGGGCGCCAAAAAGTCAAAAAGTCCGGCGCCAGAAGGCGggcgccaaaaagtcctgcgccagaaagcGTGCAACAAAAAGTCCCGCACCAGAAAGTGGGCGCCAAAAATTCCCGCGCCAGAAAGCGTGCGACAAAAAGTCCCGCACCAGAAAGTGGGCGCCAAAAAGTCCCGCGCCAGAAAGCGTCCGCCAAAAAGTCCCGCGCTTGAAAGCGGGCGCCAAAAAGTCCAGCGCCAGAAAGCGTGCGACAAAAAGTCCCATTCCCTCCATGCCAGCCTCGGAGTTAAACCTGAATACATAGAATTCAAAGCTGACGGGTGCACTAAGGTAAATCATGTTCCTCCTGTTATGATTcttgtaattacctccgtcaacgaagttggaaggaggttatgttttaccccctgtttgtgtgtgtgtgtgtttgtgaacagcttcctgaccacattttaatcgtagagtaatggaacatacagggattaacttttatgtaaaaagctggaaatgattaaattttggaaggtcaaggtcaaaggtcaatgtcacggtcaatccaaatgtccaattcatataatcagccataagtttggccaccgttgtcacagagacttcaaacttagttcatatttgaatgtatgaaaattcatgccaattaatacatgttaaggtcaaagccgagccaaaggtcgaaaaataaggggcttcggcggaggtctgcgctcgacTGAGTAcctctctcatcatcatctcctctcacacctattgacacaaaggggcaCTCAgtcgagtgcagacctccgccgcggcaccttatttctcgacattttactcgaccttgaccttaacatttattaattagcatggattttcatacactcaaatatgaaccaagttttaagtctgtgacaacggtggtcaaacttatggctgattatgtgaattggacatttcgcttaaccgtgaccttgaccttccaaaatttaataatttccagctttttacacaacagttaatccatgcaagtttcattacactacgatcagaattgtggccaggaagctattcacaaacaaacaaggggtaaaacataacctccttcgaaggaatgcccctctagttattattattattattattattattattattattattattattattattattagctaagctacaaccttagtttgaaaagcaggatgctataagccgaagaacttgtaacgggaaaaatagccaagtgaggaaaggatataaggaaataaataaatcacaagaaaagtaatgagcaattaagataagatattttaagaacagtaacaacattaaaaaaaatcttttatatatgaactataaaaagacatatatgtcagcctgttcaacataaaaacaattatatactgcaggtttgaacttttggaaTACCACCGAATTAACTACTTAATTAAGAAGATCATTGCTGACTATTTCATCTGTTagatattggaaacgtccctgcctggagttCTGTTGGACGGAAGATTGAGTCTCGCTCAcattcgatagttcctttggtcgctgcaacctcaccatcttgtgagataaggatggggatggttagggggagcctataggtctatgctgagtcatcagcagccattgtctggctctcccttgtcctaggttggggtggagaggggacttgggcgctgatcatatggatgtatggaaagtctctagggcattgtccctgtcccttgcctctgctattcatgaacggtctttaaagaCTCTAGGAAGTTCCTTGGTCTTATATCAGATATTTTACTTCACACGGTGCACTATAGGCATTGATAATGGGTCCTTGCTTCGTCCCTCCTGGTCCTGTCTTCGCTTACTTTGTTCTTTTCTGCTATGCTTTTGTTCCTGTTTTGTTCATCCACAGTGTTGTCTAACCTCTCAACTGatgtctgtaaaaaaaaataagtgttcaGTAAAAATAATTGAAAGTCTAAGATAAAAAAGAATGACTACAAAACAAACATTAAATTTACTCTATAATAATTATCATCGTAAGTTCGAGTAAAATCAAATTTTACCCCGTTTTAGAAAGGTACCTCCTTGCCTGTACAAGTCGGCTCAGGCATAAAAAAAGTGTTTAATCCTATTTTACTATAGTTTCGTCTTACTTCAGAAGACTGattcattaaaagagatctttttaCTTTATATTATGGTCCAGTGAGAGTACGATCATACCTACATATGTTTCAAAACAATACTCCCCACCCAAAATAAACTACTTGGGCATATATTTTCAGGTGTTAGGTGGAGGTTTTATCCCAGACACCTGGCTAATGGGGTAAGACCTCAACCCACATATACTTGAAAATataattgaggaccgcatcaaatctggaagagtgtctttgaatgtgaataTGCTACCTATGGTTACTGGATTCttaaaacaaacttaaaattaacataggGATACAAatcagaaagagctttctcaagtttacatttgaaatttttatagtcatATATGAATGGTAGAGACTCATACATCTGCTTTTTCGGAACGTTTAGTACTGTGGATCAATAGAATTAATACATttctaataggattaatagaataCAAAATACCAAGGTGACAATATTTGTGGATTAATATTTCATGATGCAATAACTTTTGCATACGATCATTCCTTTGCAAATGCGGTGATAGTGTTTGTAAAAtgcgttagctctctctctctctctctctctctctctctctctctctctctctctctctctctctctctctctctcaaggtgcagtactggttttttttttctagaggatGACGTGGTTAAGATAGGTATTGTCCTAATCTTAATATATTCAGTATTCCTGATTTTTTGACATTTTCTTTTTGTACATCAATTTCCCAGTATAAAGTTGAACACCCACATTTATGTGTGTTAtatagacactcatatatatatatatatatatatatatatatatatatatatatatatatatatatatatgtatgtgtgtgtatgtgtgtgtgttctaccACTAGTATagttacaactctagctggaaaagcaggatgctttactgccagtccaaggtctccaacaaggaaaaataggtcagtgaggaaaggaaataaagcaataGATTGCGAGAGAGGTAATGTAcaattataaaatatatcaagaatatatatatatatatatatatatatatatatatatatatactgtatatatatatatatatatatatatatatatatatatatatatatatatatatatatatatatataaaatgtgaatacttttgtgtctgtgtttatgtgtatgtatatgattattcATCTTCATACAGTATGTGCTAGGTCCATGTATGCGTAATTCCTAATATAGGCTAGTCAGGAAAATCCCTTATTTGTAGTCAGCTATCTTACTCCGTGATTTGTATAAATCTTATCAATAAATATAGAAAAcaatcctcctcatgcattttccAACGAACATGCCAGTGTCCCGATATAGCACAAAGACACAGAAACGAGGCAAGCTCTCCTGGGCTGATTGCAATACAATAACTCAGGTAACGCGAGCGATCAAATTAGGTTGgtgttatatatttccttttccacAATACATTTTGACCAGAATTTCGACCTTTACGATACTCGAATGTTCATTTGTTtgaggattgatatatatatatatatatatatatatatatatatatatatatatatatatatatatatatatatgtatgtatgtgtatatatatatatatatatatatatatatatatatatatatatatatatatatactgtacatatatatatatatatatatatatatatatatatatatatatatatatatatatatatatatacagtatatatacatatatatatgtatatatatacttattattactattattattactttctaagctacaaccctagttggaaaagcagaatgctataagcccaggggctccaacagggagaatagcccagtgaggaaaggaaacaaggaaaaatgaaatattttgagaactgtaacaacattaaaataaatatttcctatataaactatgaaaaactttaacaaaacaagaagaagagaaattaacgCAGCCGTTagaatgagggctaaatatttcgatataaatgtgcacacacgcacaaacaccccctctcaccagggtatgactacttgctCTCCCCCGAGGGATGAGGAGGGTAgcgtaaaaggaaatatatatatatatatatatatataaatatatatatatatatatatatatatatatatatatatatatatatatatatatatatatatatatatcatcatcatcaccatttcctcccacgcctattgacgcaaagggccaccagttagatttcgccagtcatctctatcttgagtttttaaatcaatacttctccaatcttcctctcctacttcacgcttgatAGCCCccagccatgtagttctgggtcttccaactcttctattgccttgtggagctcagttgaaagtttggtgaagcaaTCTCTCTTCGGGAGAgcgaaaagcatgaccaaaccatatccatctgcccctcaccatgatctcatccacatatggcactcgagtaatctctctttttcatttctaatcctgtcctgccatttaactcccaatattcttccgagggcgttgttctcaaatctacaaaatcttttggacactgtttcattgtcataccacgactcatgtccatacagtaacaccgatctcactaaactgacatagcctatagcctaatttttatgtgtaatttcaggcgatttgatttccaaattttatttaacctagccattgtctgattttttttttcaaactttcattaaactacaattctcaagacattgtattagagatcatagttcctaaatatttaaatgattctacctcattaatcctctctccctccaataatttttcatcttccattgcatactccgttctcatcatctctgtctttcttctatttatcttgagcccaa
Coding sequences:
- the LOC137633019 gene encoding neurofilament heavy polypeptide-like, yielding MNISSRARKRAPKCPAPESGRQKVKKSGARKRAPKSKKVPRQKAGAKKSRARKRAPKSKKVPRQKAGAKMSRTRKRAPKSPAPESGRQKVKKSGARRRAPKSPGPKSGRQKVPRQKAGAKKSRARKRAPKSQKVPRQKAGAKMSRTRKRAPKSPAPESGRQKVLRQKAGAKKSKSPAPEGGRQKVPGQKAGAKKSRARKRAPKCPAPESGRQKVLRQKAGAKKSKSPAPEGGRQKVPGQKAGAKKSRARKRAPKSPAPESGRQKVKKSRARRRAPKCPAPESGRQKVLRQKAGAKKSKSPAPEGGRQKVPGQKAGAKKSRARKRAPKSPAPESGRQKVKKSGARRRAPKSPAPESVQQKVPHQKVGAKNSRARKRATKSPAPESGRQKVPRQKASAKKSRA